In the genome of Suncus etruscus isolate mSunEtr1 chromosome 3, mSunEtr1.pri.cur, whole genome shotgun sequence, the window CTGTTGGTTTTCAGGATGTTGACAGTCGTGTCATGAATAGTAGTGTTGACTTTCTGTATTTCTAGATCTTCTCCACTGTCCTCAAAGTGGTATGTTCTCTGCCAAGGGCTCACACACATTTTTGAGCTGGCTCTACATGGGTTTTCTGAAGAGTTAGGCTCAAAGTGAGTGttttcattttcctcattttttcctGGTTCTGAAGCTTCAGCTGTTGTTTGGCTGACGATACAATTTTCTGAGCAAGACCTATCCTCACTTGGTGATGATGGCTCTGTCATTTGACTCTGGCTTGGGATCTCTGTTTCACAAGCATAGGAAAATGAATCacttgtgttttttctttgggtttccgAATCCTTACAATTTTGTGCATCTGTATTTTCTAGAGGGGCTTTTCTCTTCACAGCTTTGGATTGCAGATTAAACATTTCATAGGAATCCAATATATCATTACATGCCTCTTGGAAACTGATCTGATTACTCTTTTCATTCGAAGGTACATGCTTCTGAAGTGTAGCACTAAATAAGCTAAAATCATTCTCTTCACTGAACTCCTTAATGTCCTCACCTGACAATTCcataaataacttttctttctttagaaacatttttatgCCCTCttggatgcaaatcaaaagactGTCCCAgtcctgaaactcaatcagagTTTTTGCTGGCTCCAAGCACACATCATACTCACAGAATTGGCACTGCAGATTGATGATATATATCCCGTGGAGTTCTGGGTTAGATCGCTGCCGAGGGCTTGAATTCACTTGCCTACTGGCAGAGCCACTCTTTGGCTTGCATATGacactttcttttcttaataaaaagCCAATGAGCTTGTGCAACTTTGTCCTTAAAACCAACCTTTTATTCACAAACAAAAACTGCATATTCTTATTGTAATGTGCTTCCGAGCTAATATAACCACTAAGCTCaaattcattatatttaaaattgatttctCTTAAATTTTGAGACTTACTCAGTCCGTAAATTTGACAGAAGCGGGAACATAtatctttggttttggggagtTGAAGAACCATGGACCCGGTAATGTCgtttctcaaagaaaaagaaatggaaggctGCATCAATGAGAGCGCCTCTATCCTCTGTCTGACCTTCTCAAACTCCAGTCTGGGATCCATGCACTTCCTCCTTACAGGCAACTGGTAAAAGAGATTATATATGATTACTGTGGTTCCAGCACTTGGTCTGGTCAAGTCAGCTTCACTAACTTTCAGGGCTTTTCCATTCTGAAATAGTTTGATGAAAGTCTTCATTGTCTCATTTTTCCTGGAAGAAATTTCCACAGCACTGGCCATGTCAGCTATGCTTGCCAAGGCCTCTCCTCGGAAACCAAAAAACCTTGGGTTCTCCAAGTCCTGTATGGAGTTGCATTTACTGGTGAAATACCGATATCCCACCTTGTCTAGATCATCACTCCCCAAGCCCATGCCATTGTCTATCACTTGAACTTGGAAGGTTTCGAGATTCACCCGGACAGCCACACATCTCGCTTCAGCATCAACACTGTTGAGGACAAGCTCTTCGACACACTGGCCCAGGgagcatatggccaacccagagcGCAGCTTAGACTGCACTTCAGCTGACAAGCACTTGATCATGGCAGGCAGAGAGCTGTTGAGGATACCAGGAGGATACCAAGAGGATACCAGGCGCTGGCTTCCTCCTCTACCTGGGAATAATCACCTATGTGAGGAAAAATCAAAAGCGCATGTATTACCAAAGCTTCAGAGTTACATCATCATTCTCTCAAGCATTGTGAAGAAATAGCACttgagggctaaagagatagtacacggagtagggagttggccttgcatgtggttgaactgggtttcatccttggcaccTAAAATGGTccccttgggggccagagagaaagcacagaggcaggatgtttgccttgcacaggactgacccagTATGAatccgagtttgattcccagcatcccatatggtccccagagcctgccaggagcgatttctgagcacagagccaggagtaagccctgagcactgtcagttgtggcccccaaacctaaacctaaaccaaaaaaacccaaaatggtcctgagaacagagacaggagtgaatcacaagcacggctgggtgtggcccaaaaaaacaaacaaaaagaaggtttaggggccagagagatagcatggaggtaaggcatttgccttgcatggaggaggtcagtggttctaatcccagcatcccgtatgatcccttgagcctgccaggagcaatttttgagcatagagccaggagtaaccccctgagcactgctgggtgtgacccaaataccaaaaaaaaaaaaaaaaaaagtaaaaaatctttgttttgtttaggaggTAGGGAGAGGGTGTGGCTCAGAgaagggaaccatgtggtgctgggtacAGAATCCAGGCATCCAGCAGGCATACGAGCCTTCTGAAGTGTCTCTTGGCTTGTAGTCTTTTTCCTAAGTCatactataaaataaatgcttcaactGATCTTTCTCATCAGATCACACGGCTCTGGTGCTTGGTGCAATAGCTTTAAGATCCAAAGCAACTTCCTAATGTTCATTGCTCCTTTCTAAATCCCTAGCGTCCTAAAGTGAACTTTAATCATGCTTGAAGTTGACCCATAAAGATATCGTTCAAAAATTCTAATCACTTCACCCAAAACAGATGCTAACCTAAATCCAGCTAAGAAacattaggattttttttttttcaaaaaatgccCAAGCTGGTTTCATAACATTTGTATATTACACAATAACTTGTGACTTTCAGTATATAATGAAGTGTTAAAACACTGTGACAAGGAAGATGAGGGAACGGgaggcaattaaaaaaaatttgtagcAAGGAGATGGGCGTGCCggggttatttattattattattattatggtggtGGCAGTGGTTAAGCCTCAGGGAACAGCTGGTGGGAATAGTAAAGAGAAAATCATTTTCATTGTAAACCTTTCTTTATAAACCTATCATTTCATTTCATATCTTGGTCacgtacttaaaatttttttttttttttttttggtttttgggccacacctggtgcactcaggggttactcctggctatgcactcagaaacctctcctggcttggggaaccatatgggatgccgggggaatcaaactgcggtctaggttatcgtgtgcaagacaaatgccctactgcttgcacacCGTTCTGGCCCCTATGTATTAAAAGTTTTCATATGGTCCTTATTGGGGGCAGAAATATTCCTTTGATCTTTAAAGATGTCTACCTTGGCAATAAAGATGGGATGTGTAAATTTGGTTTTTCCTTTTTAGGGGGGATTGTGACAACACCCAatagttattcctagttctgcattcaagaattactcttgggagtgctcaggagactatatgggatgctgaggatcaagcccagatcatccatgtgcaaagcaagagcactATCAGCTTGTCtgatcgctccagccccaaattcggTTTTTCTTGCAAGGAAACAAAATGAAGATTACAGTGCGATTCCAGGCCTCACACTCTCTCTACCTGGTGGCCTGATAATTGCTATGACAATGGCTATTGGCAGTTGGCAGCAAAGCAGATGGGCAAGTTTAAGAAGTCTTTGTGTTGGGTCTatgaaatagcacagcagtagggtgtttgtcttgcactgggccaaccaggacagacccggattcgatccctggcatcccacagggtcctccccaagccaagcctgccaggaaagatttctgagcacaaagccaggagtaacccctgagcactgctgggtgtgtcccaaaaacctaaataagtagataaatatttataaaaaagaagtcTCTGTgttgggcctgagaaatagcatagcagtaggtcatttgccttgcactgagtcaacccgggagggacccaggtttgatccctggcatcccacaggtttcccccacacacacacacctcagccaagcctgccaggaaagatttctgagtatagagccaggagtaacccctgagtgctgctgggtgtgacccagaaacccaaATAAgttaataattagaaaaaaaaaaaaagtctgttggggccggagagatagcatggaggtaaggcatttgcctttcatgcagaaggtcatcggtctgaatcccagcatcccatatggtcccctgtgcctgccaggagcaatttctgagcatggagccaggagtaacccctgagcactgccgagtatgacaccccccccccccaaaaaaaaaaaaaaacagccaaaaaaaagtctctgtgttgagcacagagccaggagtaacccctgagcgctgctgggtgtgtccccaaaatctaaataatagataaatatttagaaaaaaaagaagtctctgTGTTGAGCCTGAggaacagcacagcagtagggcatttgccttgcactgagccaacctgggatggacccaggtttgatccctgacatcccaacaCCCaagccaagcctgccaggaaagatttctgagtacagagcaaggagtaacccctgaacaccccaaacctaaataaataaataaataaataaataaataaataaataaataataaatagtttttttttttttttaaagaaatctcctTGCTAAATTTCCTACCCACTGAGTCTCTGATTCTACGCCCAGGCTTTCCAGCATCCCTTGGGCCGGGTCCCCGGCTGCCACCCAAGTCTCAGGGAAGTGGGTGCAGCAAAGACCTAACCTCACCAACTTGGGTTGCACCCCTCTTCCCAGTACCCCTCCGGCTGGCACCCCTAGGCCACCCAAAGCCATGACAGCAGGCCCGGAGCAGTCGCCTCGGGCCTGGCAGGGTTGGACGAGATCGGGAGGGATCTCCTTCTGTCGCGGGTTTTGCACCCCAAGTCACCCCAAAGGCCGTTTATATCAACCGCCCATACTAACCGCTTTGGTGCCAGGCACGCGCGCAGGACCAAGAGACTCGTGCACGCGAGTGCACGCGACTGCACGCGCATGCGCATGCGCATTCCGGAGACGTCAGAAGCCCAGAGGGGTGCGCCGGTGACTTTCCAGCACGCATGCGCGCCAGGTGCTTCCCAGGGCCTCCCCCTTCTTAATGGTTCTCTTCTTTCTGGTTATCTCAAATTCTCCAGTCTGTTCCTATAAAAGGGGATGTGAAACGTTCTTTCTAGCACTTTTGCTTTCTGCTAGATTCTTGGGCAGGCACTACCACTTaatctaattatatattttatttttaattattttattaatatctttatttaaacaccttgattacaactatgattatagttgggtttcaatcatgtaaagaacaccccccttcaccagtgcaacattctcatcaccagtgtcccaaatctccctcctccccacccaccctgcctgtactctagacaggctttctacttccctcattcattctcattgttaggatagttctcaatgtagttatctccctaactgcactcatcactctttgtgctgagcttcaagtcctgagctggaccttccagcctcctctctttttttatttgtcactGGTTTACTGTCCTCGGGGAGTTAATTTTCTCTACTCTAGGCATTTTGTGTGTTTATTGCAATAGTCCTAGATAGAGTCCGGCCCTTAGAAGGTCTGTTATAGGCACTTTGAGAGAAATCCCAGAGCTTTGCGTATTACAGAATGTGCATCAGAAATGGGGACtctgggaccgggaaggtggcgctagaggtaaggtgtctgtctgccttgcaagcgctagcatagaatggaccaccggtgtcccatatggttccccacaagccagaggcgatttctgagcacatagccaggagtaacccctgagcctcaaacgggtgtggcccaaaaaccaaaaaaacaaacaaaacaaaacaaaacaccccagaACCTCCATATACCCCTCCAGACCATTGCAataggctttttttcttttttctcccccagTGGAggagagtgcaaagccagggaaTTTTGTGCCTGGGTTTTGCTTAGTTTCCTTGCCAATGAAACAAACTAGGAAGCATTTCAGACAGCTGAATGGCTGATCAACCCGAGTTAAGGAGACCTTGAGGGAGGGTTGATGAAACAAAAATCCTGATTATTGCTCATATTAGTTTGCTAGGGCTGCCTTAATACTATAGGATGGCTTAAACAACTTGTGCATTTTGTCACTGTCATGGAGGTTCTGAGTCTGAGATGAGGATGTCAACATGATTGATTACTCCCTCCTGAGGGTTCCCCCTCCCCAGTTGCTGGCTATCTTCTTTTCCTGTCTCCTCTTAGTTTCTCTGTGTACATAAAGGGGTTCATTTATCCTTAATTACTTCCCCAAGGCCTGTCTCCAAATATAGTTCTGGGATAGAGGTATAGGACATACAATTTGGGGGCCCATAATTTAGCCCACCATTGCTCTTCATGAATTTCTTGCTCAGAGAAAAAAGAACTAGAGCAGAAATTCTAGGGGACTAAACAATAATGACTGAAACATTCTTTGACTAACAAACTGAATTTatactatttgtttttattaggcTTTCAAACCTAAAGAAGACCTCATGGAAGCTATTCAAATGCTTCCAAGTAACTCTTTCTTTAAGACCTCTTTAAATTGCCTCAAAATTCTCTTCCCACAGATGATTTGTAATTATTATGATTTTGCCCCAAATGatattcccccccaaaataaagtaactCTCCCAGAGTGTCCCAATGTGGCTTTATTGATAAGAATTGTGTATAGATGTAATCTTATATGACAGGGCATACAGTAACATTcaaatatgatattaaaataacttACTGACAAATTCAAATTCTGAACACAGAATATTTATtctattaacaacaacaaaaccaaaccactGAGTTTCTCCTAGAAATTTTTGATTTAGGTCATTATTTCACAATTTGGAAATCTGAGTAATCCAACTCTGAGATGACTTTCTCGTTGTCGAAATTTGCTCTCTCAATGTGGGATTTGGGACTTCCTTTCTTCTGAAGCCACTGCTGCATATGACGCACTTTGGAGGTGGGACCTTGTAATTGTCCTTGCACTGTGCCCTGGTCGGTGTTCTGGACCCAGCCTACCAATCCTAGCTTTTTACTCTCAGCCTAagggtaagaaaagaaaaaaagaacaatcctgtgaggttgaattaaaataaaaaaaaaaaagagtaagattaCATCTGTTACCAGAATCTTGGCCCAGAATCAAGCCACTGAAACTAATTTGATATTGTCCAGAACAGTTAAGACAGCCCGGAGAATCATGTTGCTGATCTTAACATGAACACTGGCCACTTAACTCTATTTCCTTCATCTACCCTACAAAGCTTAGCCATCAGAACTTTTCAGTGTTGTCAACTAGACTAAGTACTTTGAAGGTCTGAAGACCAAATCAGGCACTTTCAAAATAATTCCCTAAAAGATGACTGTTGTTAGAAAACTGGATCTCAGTCATAATCTCTTTATCAAGATATCTAGTGGATATATTAACTAGAAAAAGCATGAAGTTATCTGAtccttctttttgtctttaatCAGGACCACACCTAAATAAATCCAGATGAATTAGTgtccattatatttttaaagatcagCTGAGTTATTTCACAATTTCCTGGGCAACTCATTCTGTGTTCTTATTGTAATTGAGAATAATTTCTACAATTTCTCGTTGCAGAGAAACAGTCTAACCCAAGGCCTTTATTCTGCATTAAAAGCtcaatttctggggccagagagatagcacagcggggaaggcgtttgctttgtacacagccaacccggtttcaatccttggcatcccagatggttctctgagcctgccaggagtaattcctgagtgtagaacagtgtagagccagaagcaggaataaccccctgagcaccactggatgtggcctacaagaaaaaaaaaaaaaaaagcagctcatTTTCTGTCATCCTGTTAGAGAACAAAAAATCAGCAATGATCAATCACAATCTACAACACCAAAATTTCATGAGATTGCTTGTAGGTTTTTCATTCAACTTCTTTTTGGGAGTTGTGGGTGGGGTCAtacttagtggtgttcagggattactcctgtctcttgcactcagaaatagctcctgcaggcgtggaggaccatatgagatgcccaaaaaccaatcaatcaatacagttaaaaaaaaaaaacgtcctAAATTGATCTTATTTTAGCAGAGATGTATTTTAATTAAGTATCTGGATAAAATATTgtagcaaaataaaatgattaaagcatgtattgaaataattataataatgattcTACTAAAGTAGATGCCATATTCCTGGAGAATTTAcctattcaaaaattttttttgagttttgggtcactcccagcaatgctcaggggttactccaggctctacactcagaaatcgctcctggtaggctcggggaaccatatgggatgtcaggattcaaaccactgtctgtctgcatgctaggcaaatgccctacctccatgatatctacccggccccaatctattcatatttttctgtattcttttattctctcttaaaATTGAGGCACAAGGATAGGAGAGATAGTtacagcaggcaggacatttgccttgcataagattgacctgggtttgatccctggcatcccatatgatcccacaagactgccaggagtgatttcttagcacagagccagggtaacccccgTGTGCCCCTGGGTGtagcgcgcgcgcacacacacacacacacacacacacacacacacacacacacacacaaagggaagACACAGGTAAGAAAAATGAGTTGTATCACTATCTGGTTCTTTTTCCTCAAgtttcaattaatatttgaaactatttacaaaaaataaagaaaacatacccAGCTAACTGATATCTAATTCTtggtttgtttctctctctccctctctctctctctctctctctcgttctcttgttttatttttgtgttgggtATCaaacagggcctcacacatggaaagcaagtgctctactattGAGCTATATCCCTGCTCCAAATactgaattaaattttaattttttttccatgctTGGGCTCCAACACATGAGTAAGTTCATTAGATAAACCACACCCAATGCATTCAatgattttttggtttgggcgttttaggcacacctggtggcactcagggggtactcctggctccttctctcctctcagaaaaatgctcctggcaagctcaggggactatatgggatactggagatggaacctgggttggtcctggatcagccacgtgcaaggcaaataaatgccctacttgctgtgctattgctccaggccctcactgattcttttcatttctttgtcaACAGGTAATTCTGTTTCACATATAGAAATGATTATAAAATTTCCAAATAACTGGAAAGAAGCCCTCATACTGAACATATTTCAAAGATTAAGGCTTCACTTTTAAATACTGCAGTTCCAGGAATGTGACATTTGGCAAATTCTATGTCTTCACTCATTGTCTTTGGGGTTGAAGATACTTTGATAAGACACAGAagatagataaaattgagattacACTAGTAGGAGCATGCTGAAGGAAGATTAGTGACATTAAGGTAGAGGCTGACattatgaggctggagcaatCGCACAATGATAGGAGTTTGCTtcccacacagctgacccaggacagactcaggttcaatctccagcaatccaagtggtcccccaagcctgccaggagcaatttctgagtgcagagccacaagtaacccctgagtgctgccaggtgggcccaaaaataaaacaa includes:
- the ACYP1 gene encoding acylphosphatase-1 isoform X2; translated protein: MAEGDTLISVDYEVFGKVQGVFFRKYTQAESKKLGLVGWVQNTDQGTVQGQLQGPTSKVRHMQQWLQKKGSPKSHIERANFDNEKVISELDYSDFQIVK